A part of Gemmatimonas groenlandica genomic DNA contains:
- a CDS encoding protein-L-isoaspartate(D-aspartate) O-methyltransferase, whose translation MASSVEPEFRGARRRLVEALQDKGIRDLAVLRAIDQVPRHLFVPPTVRHRAYEDSALPIGSGQTISQPYVHARALEQLMLTGKEKVLEIGTGSGYQTALLSELAAQVFSIERFPALLDKTRPILQQANVRNVSILLGDGTLGWREYGPYDGIVVSAGAPHVPPALEEQLAEGGRMLVPIGDRDEQMLTLFIKRNGKLEGRDIVPVRFVPLIGAGGWPA comes from the coding sequence GTGGCGTCCTCTGTAGAGCCGGAGTTCCGCGGCGCACGTCGACGACTCGTCGAGGCGCTCCAAGATAAGGGTATTCGCGACCTCGCCGTGCTGCGTGCGATCGATCAGGTGCCACGGCATTTGTTCGTACCGCCCACGGTGCGCCATCGCGCGTACGAGGATTCGGCGTTGCCGATCGGCAGCGGACAGACCATCTCGCAGCCGTACGTGCACGCGCGCGCACTCGAGCAGTTGATGCTCACGGGAAAGGAGAAGGTGCTCGAGATCGGCACCGGGTCCGGGTATCAGACGGCCCTGCTGTCGGAGCTGGCGGCGCAGGTGTTCTCGATCGAGCGCTTTCCGGCACTTCTCGACAAGACGCGACCGATTCTGCAGCAAGCCAACGTGCGTAACGTCTCGATCCTGCTGGGTGACGGCACGCTCGGCTGGCGTGAGTATGGTCCGTATGACGGAATCGTCGTCAGCGCCGGCGCGCCTCATGTTCCGCCTGCGTTGGAGGAACAGCTGGCCGAAGGCGGACGCATGCTGGTTCCGATCGGTGACAGGGACGAACAGATGCTGACGCTGTTCATAAAGCGGAACGGAAAGCTGGAAGGTCGTGACATCGTTCCGGTCCGCTTCGTCCCCTTGATTGGGGCCGGTGGTTGGCCGGCCTGA
- the surE gene encoding 5'/3'-nucleotidase SurE → MRILLSNDDGILAKGLGVLEQACLPLGELSVVAPDREQSATSHSLTLHHPLRPVQLGARRWQVDGTPTDCVMLACEALLDARPDYVISGINHGPNMGEDVLYSGTVAAAMEGLALGIPSIAVSFAGSVLRADALLETQVDVLRDLLKHLMSLTSFPRETLLNVNLPNVAGDQIKGVRLTRLGRRVFSDSITKMKDPWGREILWIGGGSVAWSGPEDSDFRAVHDGFISVTPLHLDLTHRDVLDTATDWWRPL, encoded by the coding sequence ATGCGCATTCTCCTCAGTAACGACGATGGCATTCTCGCCAAGGGGTTGGGCGTGCTCGAGCAGGCCTGCCTCCCGCTTGGCGAGCTCAGTGTCGTGGCTCCCGATCGTGAACAGAGCGCGACGAGCCATTCGCTCACCCTGCATCATCCGTTGCGACCCGTGCAACTCGGCGCGCGTCGCTGGCAGGTAGACGGTACGCCGACCGATTGTGTGATGCTCGCCTGCGAGGCGCTGCTCGATGCGCGGCCGGACTACGTGATCAGCGGAATCAATCACGGCCCGAACATGGGCGAAGATGTGCTCTACAGCGGCACCGTGGCGGCAGCGATGGAGGGCCTCGCCCTTGGTATTCCGTCGATCGCGGTCTCGTTCGCCGGCAGTGTGCTACGCGCCGATGCGCTGCTCGAGACGCAGGTCGATGTGCTGCGCGACCTGCTGAAGCACTTGATGTCGCTCACGTCGTTTCCGCGCGAAACGCTCTTGAACGTGAACTTGCCGAACGTGGCCGGCGACCAGATCAAAGGCGTGCGCCTCACTCGCCTTGGCCGTCGCGTGTTCAGCGATTCCATCACGAAGATGAAGGACCCGTGGGGTCGCGAAATCCTTTGGATCGGCGGTGGCAGCGTGGCGTGGAGTGGTCCGGAGGATTCGGATTTTCGCGCCGTCCACGATGGCTTTATCTCGGTGACCCCGTTGCACCTCGACCTCACGCACCGCGATGTGCTCGATACGGCGACGGATTGGTGGCGTCCTCTGTAG
- a CDS encoding MerR family transcriptional regulator — protein sequence MAAPRGEPIQEFYSIGEVCSLTDLKPHVLRYWESQFKLLNPAKNRSGNRVYARREVELILLVKHLLYTEKYTIDGARQKLDEHRKGGSLRPAARAALEVEALESIERDLAELQAILDDRPVPRPR from the coding sequence GTGGCAGCGCCCCGCGGCGAGCCGATTCAGGAGTTCTACTCCATTGGTGAGGTCTGTTCACTCACCGATCTCAAGCCGCACGTCCTGCGATACTGGGAGAGCCAGTTCAAGCTGCTCAATCCCGCCAAGAATCGGAGCGGCAACCGCGTCTACGCTCGTCGCGAGGTCGAGCTGATTCTTCTTGTGAAGCACCTCCTGTACACCGAGAAGTATACGATCGACGGCGCCCGTCAAAAGCTTGATGAGCACCGGAAAGGCGGCTCGTTGCGACCCGCCGCTCGTGCGGCACTCGAAGTCGAAGCGCTCGAGAGTATCGAGCGCGATCTCGCGGAGTTGCAGGCGATTCTCGACGATCGGCCGGTACCCCGTCCTCGCTAA
- a CDS encoding NAD(P)H-dependent glycerol-3-phosphate dehydrogenase, with amino-acid sequence MTHPLSCAVIGGGAWGTAIADRLVRNGHRVTIWAREQDVVEAINARHENPRFLPNVALAPGLTASSDIGVALRDAGLVVYAAPSHVLRAVVASCAGSIAPGAVLSVATKGIERETLALMTDVVAQEAIGHAVVAVSGPSFAAEVAQGQPTAVVAACASHDAAKLVQAAMSAAAFRVYTSDDVVGVELGGALKNVMAVATGILDGLGLGYNPRAALMTRGLAEMTRLGVSLGARAETFAGLAGLGDLVLTCTGALSRNRALGVAIGQGQSLDEALAGKDSVAEGVLNAQSAKALADRAGVEMPIIDATYRILFEGQAPREAVTELMARELRAERD; translated from the coding sequence GTGACGCATCCACTTAGCTGCGCCGTGATCGGTGGCGGTGCGTGGGGAACGGCGATCGCCGATCGTCTCGTCCGCAACGGGCATCGAGTTACGATCTGGGCGCGTGAGCAGGACGTGGTCGAGGCGATCAACGCCCGTCACGAGAATCCGCGATTCCTGCCGAACGTCGCGCTCGCACCGGGGCTCACCGCCAGCAGCGACATTGGTGTCGCGCTGCGGGATGCCGGTCTGGTGGTCTACGCCGCGCCGTCACATGTGCTGCGTGCCGTCGTGGCGTCCTGCGCCGGTTCGATCGCGCCGGGGGCCGTGCTGTCGGTCGCCACCAAGGGCATCGAGCGGGAGACGCTGGCCCTGATGACGGATGTCGTGGCGCAGGAAGCTATCGGTCATGCGGTCGTGGCGGTGAGTGGGCCGAGCTTTGCGGCCGAAGTGGCGCAGGGGCAGCCGACCGCCGTCGTCGCCGCGTGTGCGTCGCATGACGCGGCCAAGTTGGTGCAGGCCGCAATGAGCGCGGCCGCCTTCCGTGTGTACACCAGCGACGACGTGGTTGGTGTGGAACTCGGTGGCGCGCTCAAGAACGTCATGGCGGTCGCGACGGGCATCCTCGATGGGTTGGGACTCGGCTACAATCCACGCGCGGCGTTGATGACCCGAGGTCTGGCAGAGATGACGCGCCTTGGCGTGTCGCTCGGCGCGCGCGCGGAAACGTTTGCCGGTCTCGCGGGGTTGGGCGATCTCGTGCTCACCTGCACGGGCGCCCTCTCACGTAATCGCGCGCTCGGCGTGGCGATCGGGCAGGGGCAGTCGCTTGATGAGGCTCTAGCCGGGAAGGACAGTGTGGCTGAGGGCGTGCTCAACGCGCAGAGCGCGAAGGCGCTCGCCGACCGTGCCGGCGTCGAGATGCCGATCATCGATGCGACATATCGTATCCTGTTCGAAGGACAGGCCCCGCGTGAAGCGGTGACGGAATTGATGGCGCGCGAACTGCGCGCGGAGCGCGACTGA
- the plsY gene encoding glycerol-3-phosphate 1-O-acyltransferase PlsY codes for MIAQVAALLAAYVIGSFPTAYLVGKANGVDLRTVGSGNLGATNVFRTLGWKWGLLVYIVDGLKGALPVLLLPGAIGVATGWPWGAAFGLLAILGHVRPVFLMGKGGGKGVATASGVFIALAPIPALCAIVGFAIAVAMTRYVSLGSLVGAVVLPVALLLQQREVTPLVLLSAAVGAFVFWTHRENIGRLRRGEERRVGSSSSSSAGGRAS; via the coding sequence ATGATCGCTCAGGTCGCGGCGCTGTTGGCCGCGTACGTCATTGGCTCATTTCCCACAGCGTACCTCGTGGGAAAGGCCAACGGAGTCGATCTACGGACGGTCGGCTCGGGCAACCTGGGTGCGACGAATGTGTTTCGCACGCTTGGGTGGAAGTGGGGGCTGCTCGTGTACATCGTGGACGGTCTCAAGGGCGCGCTGCCCGTGCTGCTGCTGCCCGGCGCGATCGGCGTGGCCACAGGATGGCCGTGGGGCGCAGCGTTTGGCCTGTTGGCCATTCTGGGGCACGTGCGCCCGGTGTTTCTGATGGGCAAAGGTGGCGGGAAGGGCGTGGCGACGGCGAGCGGCGTCTTCATCGCGCTCGCACCCATTCCCGCGCTCTGTGCCATCGTCGGTTTCGCCATCGCGGTGGCCATGACGCGATATGTCTCGCTCGGATCACTGGTCGGTGCCGTCGTCCTCCCTGTGGCGTTGTTGCTGCAGCAGCGGGAAGTCACGCCGCTGGTGTTGCTCAGTGCGGCGGTCGGCGCCTTTGTTTTCTGGACCCATCGCGAGAATATCGGTCGCCTTCGGCGCGGCGAAGAACGTCGCGTCGGTTCGAGCTCGTCGTCTTCCGCTGGAGGTCGCGCGTCGTGA
- the der gene encoding ribosome biogenesis GTPase Der, translated as MSLPVIAIVGRPNVGKSHLFNRIVGEASAIVSEEAGTTRDRHFGQADWAGHHFWLVDTGGLVEDSNEPMDVAIRKQVMQAIDEADLLMLVVDAKVGVHPSDARLVDILRLAKKPWVLVANKVDDPNSADFYDFYRLGVTDVYPVSAANGKGSGDLLDAVVAAIPETDEVPSEAVRIAVIGRPNVGKSSFVNKLLGEERLVVNDESGTTRDSIDAPMRYHDQDIIFVDTAGLRRQSKIDDGIEFYSALRSRRAIDSSDVCILMVDATEGLQNQDLKIATLAWEAGRGLIMVINKWDLYADKTDKSSAKFRKDAVEKVPYLGFVPFLFTSALTGQRVNKVLDMALEVQEQRTRRISTSQVNDALQEIIAKLQPPQAAGREVKLNYATQVETSPPTFAFFGNHPELIPENYIRYIHNQLREKWGFTGSPMRIIMRSKRES; from the coding sequence ATGAGTCTTCCAGTCATAGCCATCGTCGGACGTCCCAATGTCGGGAAGTCCCATCTCTTCAATCGTATCGTCGGCGAAGCGTCCGCGATCGTCAGCGAGGAAGCGGGCACGACCCGCGACCGCCATTTCGGCCAGGCCGATTGGGCCGGCCACCACTTCTGGCTGGTGGATACCGGTGGACTCGTCGAAGATTCGAACGAGCCTATGGACGTCGCCATCCGCAAGCAGGTCATGCAGGCGATCGATGAAGCCGATCTCCTGATGCTCGTCGTGGATGCCAAGGTCGGCGTGCATCCCAGTGATGCGCGCTTGGTCGACATTCTGCGTCTCGCCAAGAAGCCGTGGGTGCTCGTCGCCAATAAGGTCGATGATCCCAACAGCGCCGACTTCTACGATTTCTATCGCCTCGGCGTGACCGACGTGTATCCGGTGTCCGCGGCCAACGGTAAGGGCTCGGGCGACCTGCTCGACGCGGTCGTCGCGGCCATTCCCGAAACGGACGAAGTGCCGTCGGAAGCGGTGCGTATCGCCGTGATCGGCCGGCCGAACGTGGGCAAGTCGTCGTTCGTGAACAAGCTGCTTGGTGAGGAGCGTCTGGTGGTGAACGATGAATCGGGCACGACGCGCGATTCGATCGATGCGCCGATGCGCTACCACGATCAAGATATCATCTTCGTCGATACCGCCGGTTTGCGGCGACAGTCGAAGATCGACGATGGTATCGAGTTCTACTCGGCGCTGCGTAGCCGGCGTGCGATCGACTCGTCGGACGTGTGCATCCTGATGGTCGATGCCACGGAGGGCCTGCAGAATCAGGATCTCAAGATCGCCACCTTGGCGTGGGAAGCCGGGCGCGGTTTGATCATGGTGATCAACAAGTGGGATCTGTACGCCGACAAGACCGACAAGAGCTCGGCCAAGTTCCGGAAGGACGCCGTGGAGAAGGTGCCGTATCTCGGCTTCGTGCCCTTCCTGTTCACGTCGGCGCTCACGGGACAGCGCGTGAACAAGGTGCTCGACATGGCGTTGGAAGTGCAGGAACAGCGCACGCGCCGCATCTCCACGTCGCAGGTCAACGATGCGCTGCAGGAGATCATCGCCAAGCTGCAACCGCCCCAGGCGGCGGGTCGCGAAGTGAAGCTGAATTATGCCACGCAGGTGGAGACGTCTCCGCCGACGTTCGCGTTCTTCGGCAATCATCCTGAGCTGATTCCCGAGAACTACATCCGGTACATCCACAACCAGTTGCGTGAGAAGTGGGGATTCACGGGCTCGCCGATGCGCATCATCATGCGGAGCAAGCGCGAGTCGTGA
- a CDS encoding DUF512 domain-containing protein produces MVRVTRVQPGSIADEIGIVPGTELLAVNERPLEDFLDWEFLTADEAFIVSARLPDGSEVEYDIEREGGEPMGVELAPPTVRRCANRCEFCFIEGLPKGLRKGLYIRDDDYRLSFAYGNFATLSNVKEKDIARILEYRLSPLYVSVHATPWEARKVLLNNPRVPNIVDQLTRLAEGGIQFHGQMVIVPGLNDGDVLEQSLTDLWNLGDAVMSVALVPVGVTQFSHLYNGKSMDAANARRLLETVHRWEERGLAERGDRWVFGSDELYLLSDEPLPDMEHYGDFSQIENGVGAVTSLRARVRDGLSQLPRLDGKKIGIVTGVSMTPLMPELLDLLREATGAEFSLITMENSLFGPTTTTAGLLVGADIRKALADRHDLDLALIPAECINDDGLFLDEESFVAVRESLPMPVYPSYDFIDALVPEGDAAFQPAA; encoded by the coding sequence ATGGTTCGCGTCACACGTGTGCAGCCGGGGAGCATTGCCGACGAGATCGGCATCGTTCCTGGCACTGAACTCCTCGCCGTCAACGAACGGCCGTTGGAAGACTTCCTCGATTGGGAGTTCCTGACGGCCGATGAGGCGTTCATTGTGTCGGCCCGGCTACCGGATGGCTCCGAAGTCGAATACGACATCGAGCGCGAAGGCGGAGAACCGATGGGTGTGGAGCTCGCGCCGCCCACGGTGCGTCGCTGCGCCAACCGCTGCGAGTTCTGTTTCATCGAGGGCCTCCCCAAGGGCCTCCGAAAGGGACTCTACATCCGCGACGACGATTACCGTCTGTCCTTCGCCTACGGCAACTTTGCGACGTTGTCGAACGTGAAGGAGAAGGACATTGCGCGCATTCTCGAGTACCGCCTGTCGCCGCTGTACGTGTCGGTTCATGCGACGCCATGGGAAGCGCGAAAGGTGCTTCTCAACAACCCGCGTGTCCCGAACATTGTGGACCAGCTGACACGGCTGGCCGAGGGCGGCATCCAGTTCCATGGGCAGATGGTCATCGTGCCGGGCCTGAACGATGGCGACGTGCTCGAGCAGTCGCTCACCGACCTCTGGAACCTCGGCGACGCCGTCATGTCCGTGGCGCTCGTGCCCGTCGGCGTGACCCAGTTCTCGCACCTGTACAACGGCAAGTCGATGGACGCGGCAAACGCGCGTCGGTTGCTCGAAACAGTGCACCGGTGGGAAGAGCGCGGTTTGGCCGAGCGTGGCGACCGTTGGGTGTTTGGTTCTGATGAGCTGTACCTGCTGTCTGACGAACCGCTCCCCGACATGGAGCACTACGGCGACTTCTCGCAGATCGAGAATGGCGTCGGCGCGGTCACGTCATTGCGGGCCCGCGTGCGCGACGGACTGTCGCAGTTGCCTCGCCTCGACGGAAAGAAGATCGGAATCGTGACGGGTGTCTCCATGACGCCGTTGATGCCCGAGTTGCTCGACCTGCTGCGTGAAGCCACCGGCGCCGAGTTCTCGCTCATCACGATGGAGAACTCATTGTTCGGTCCGACGACGACCACCGCCGGATTGCTGGTGGGCGCCGATATTCGGAAAGCGCTTGCCGACCGGCACGATCTCGATCTCGCGCTCATCCCCGCCGAGTGCATCAACGACGATGGGCTCTTCCTCGACGAAGAGTCGTTCGTGGCGGTGCGAGAATCGCTGCCGATGCCGGTATATCCTTCGTACGATTTCATAGACGCGCTGGTCCCGGAAGGTGACGCGGCGTTCCAACCAGCCGCATGA
- a CDS encoding tetratricopeptide repeat protein, producing MKARMWTAAVGAVVISAGMPMASGAQGACEINDSSPFQVNGAKQYVIAAAAAKRADEVPKHLQNAIRVLTDDPSKIKNEAGRQWMLLRAYAQWLQRENASLVMKRGDVGFTQNPAGTQNLLLGLDSAATAIESMLPQCKEKVRPYRAQFFGEILNKAIAAMSAEQNDSAAYFANLSLQVAGTDPRPWNVLSSVYQKQNKIDSAMIAMEKVIALSGSDTLYARVKQQSRYNLAVISLTRAEAEAAGEKKDAEIKTARALLEAYLKDTPGDANAAQALGRAVRLSGDTAAVSAIFADMLNAPDKFSADQLFEAASNAAATGHDADASKLFENGLKKNPYHRLALLNYANVLFTLKDTERMAPVVSRLVEVDPNYDRGSRLMAGLWQLKARAESDAAKKKTANDSVLFYLDKQTKTNPRVDITLAQKSGNAYSVQGTVNNEGSASASWTMKLELLNVAGAVVATKDVAIGPVDAGGNTTFSVKLDAPKAVAYRYAPLK from the coding sequence ATGAAGGCTCGGATGTGGACAGCGGCAGTGGGCGCGGTGGTCATCAGCGCTGGGATGCCGATGGCGTCGGGCGCGCAAGGCGCGTGCGAAATCAACGACAGCAGCCCGTTCCAGGTGAATGGGGCGAAGCAATACGTGATCGCCGCCGCGGCCGCCAAGCGCGCCGACGAAGTGCCTAAGCACTTGCAGAACGCGATTCGCGTACTCACCGACGACCCGTCGAAGATCAAGAACGAAGCCGGTCGCCAGTGGATGCTGCTGCGCGCGTATGCGCAGTGGTTGCAGCGCGAGAACGCGAGCCTCGTGATGAAGCGCGGCGACGTGGGCTTCACCCAGAATCCGGCCGGCACGCAGAATCTGCTGCTCGGCCTGGATTCGGCCGCGACGGCGATCGAGTCGATGCTGCCGCAGTGCAAGGAGAAAGTGCGCCCCTATCGCGCACAGTTCTTCGGGGAGATACTCAACAAGGCCATCGCGGCCATGTCCGCTGAGCAGAACGATTCGGCGGCGTATTTCGCCAACCTGTCGCTGCAAGTTGCCGGCACGGATCCGCGCCCGTGGAACGTACTGTCTTCGGTGTACCAGAAGCAGAACAAAATCGACAGCGCGATGATCGCGATGGAGAAGGTGATTGCCCTTTCCGGTTCCGATACGCTGTATGCGCGGGTCAAGCAGCAGAGCCGCTACAATCTGGCGGTCATCAGCCTGACGCGGGCCGAGGCGGAAGCTGCGGGCGAAAAGAAGGACGCCGAGATCAAGACGGCTCGTGCGCTGCTGGAAGCATATCTGAAGGACACGCCGGGCGACGCGAACGCGGCGCAGGCCCTTGGCCGGGCGGTTCGCCTTTCCGGTGACACCGCCGCTGTCTCGGCCATCTTCGCCGATATGCTGAATGCGCCGGACAAGTTTTCGGCCGACCAGCTGTTCGAGGCGGCCTCCAACGCCGCAGCCACGGGTCACGACGCGGATGCATCGAAGCTGTTCGAGAACGGGCTCAAGAAGAATCCGTATCACCGGCTGGCGCTGCTCAACTACGCCAACGTGCTCTTCACGCTCAAGGACACCGAGCGCATGGCACCGGTGGTGTCGCGTCTCGTGGAAGTGGATCCCAATTACGACCGTGGCTCTCGGCTCATGGCTGGGCTCTGGCAGCTGAAGGCCCGCGCGGAGTCCGACGCCGCCAAGAAGAAGACGGCCAACGACTCAGTGCTGTTCTATCTCGACAAGCAGACGAAGACGAATCCCCGGGTCGACATCACGCTTGCCCAGAAGTCGGGGAACGCGTATTCGGTGCAGGGCACCGTCAACAACGAAGGCAGCGCGTCGGCCTCGTGGACGATGAAGCTGGAGCTGCTCAATGTCGCCGGCGCGGTCGTGGCGACGAAGGATGTGGCGATCGGACCGGTCGATGCAGGTGGAAATACGACCTTCTCGGTGAAGCTCGATGCGCCGAAAGCGGTCGCGTATCGCTATGCGCCGCTCAAGTAA
- a CDS encoding threonine synthase — MTPASWTLRCSACDTAAERDRASVCGACGQPLFARYAPVPKGTPLADRWDAWRYAPFMPLEVGEVPVSLGEGLTPMIESPALAAATGVRRLWIKDESQNPTVSFKARGMSAAVTRAKAQGYPGLVVPTAGNAGAALAAYGAAAGLPVRVFAPRTTPRPILDTIEALGATLVRIEGHIGDAGKLAIAYAAESGYFNVSTLREPYRVEGMKTMGFEMAEQLGWRLPDALVYPTGGGEGTIGIWKAINELMAGGWLPEGAKQPRYVVAQAAGCAPIARAFAAHEDRATPWVDPVTYASGLRVPSPLGDRLLLRVLRETNGIADTASEEAIRDWTLRLATATGIDAAPEGGCALSVLHDAVTAGTLSADAEVVVFNTGSGASYRA; from the coding sequence ATGACTCCTGCGTCCTGGACTCTGCGCTGCTCCGCCTGCGACACGGCGGCTGAACGCGATCGCGCCTCCGTCTGCGGTGCGTGTGGACAGCCCCTCTTCGCGCGGTACGCGCCCGTGCCGAAAGGGACCCCTCTGGCTGATCGCTGGGATGCCTGGCGCTATGCGCCGTTCATGCCGCTCGAGGTCGGAGAGGTGCCCGTGTCGCTCGGTGAGGGCCTGACGCCCATGATTGAGTCTCCCGCGCTGGCTGCCGCGACCGGTGTGCGCCGACTCTGGATCAAGGACGAATCGCAAAATCCAACCGTATCGTTCAAGGCCCGCGGCATGAGCGCTGCCGTGACGCGCGCCAAGGCCCAGGGCTATCCTGGCCTCGTGGTGCCAACGGCGGGCAACGCCGGTGCGGCCCTCGCCGCCTACGGCGCAGCGGCCGGACTGCCCGTCCGCGTGTTCGCGCCACGGACCACGCCGCGACCCATTCTCGACACCATCGAGGCGCTTGGGGCGACGCTTGTGCGAATCGAGGGACACATCGGTGACGCCGGCAAGCTCGCGATCGCGTACGCGGCTGAATCGGGCTATTTCAACGTGTCGACGCTTCGTGAGCCGTACCGTGTGGAAGGCATGAAGACGATGGGCTTCGAAATGGCGGAGCAGCTAGGCTGGCGATTGCCGGATGCGTTGGTGTATCCCACCGGGGGCGGGGAAGGGACCATCGGCATTTGGAAGGCCATCAACGAGCTCATGGCTGGCGGATGGCTTCCCGAAGGGGCCAAGCAGCCTCGCTACGTCGTCGCGCAGGCGGCGGGGTGTGCGCCGATTGCCCGCGCCTTCGCGGCCCATGAGGATCGGGCTACGCCGTGGGTTGATCCGGTGACCTATGCCAGCGGGCTTCGGGTGCCGTCGCCACTCGGCGACCGTCTCTTGCTTCGTGTGCTGCGCGAGACGAACGGCATCGCCGACACGGCGTCCGAGGAGGCGATCCGCGACTGGACATTGCGCTTGGCTACGGCGACCGGCATCGATGCCGCCCCCGAGGGCGGCTGCGCGCTGTCCGTACTGCACGATGCGGTGACGGCGGGCACACTCTCGGCCGATGCCGAGGTTGTGGTGTTCAATACCGGCAGCGGCGCGTCGTACCGCGCCTGA
- the uvrC gene encoding excinuclease ABC subunit UvrC: protein MSADHDQRLSDALLVPEDDWTSAAIARGMPASVAQKLPHLPESPGVYLWKDAEGQVLYVGKAKRLRSRVKSYWAQDHLSSPKTRGLMRKVRALDTIVVPSEAHALILEATLIKEYHPRFNIALRDDKSYPYIKVTVQEPFPRVIVTRRLQDDGARYFGPYTDVGSMRRALNVVKRIFTVRSCHYNLPKEAPERPCLDYFIKRCQAPCVGYQSTDDYRAMIDEVVWFLDGRTSDVVRHVRERMMDASERLDFERAGELRDALRHLEKMEEPTVVLEVEGGDRDVVGYARDGEDACVVIMRIRGGKLLARDHRLVEHAEDEEDGAVLGACLAQWYRTAEARAADLLVPFDFEDRESLEASLDGTKIRIPQRGPRRALVDLADKNAQHLLEEFKLAALEADERAVDPVYELQRELGLPRLPRSLICFDISHAQGTDVVASAVWFENGRPKRAEYRKFKIAIFEGNDDFKSMHEVVTRYFTRRVTEELALPDLAVIDGGKGQLGAARAALDALGITSIGLISLAKRDEEIFLPGRSDPVRLPRRSPALRMLQQARDEAHRFAITFQRQKRAARTITSELLKIPGVGPTKRRALLTAFGSVQGVREATIAQIAAVPGFGPGSAARLLSALGVPSVESPSDIPSDPTSDVPLDSTFE, encoded by the coding sequence ATGAGTGCCGACCACGATCAGCGACTCAGCGATGCGCTGCTGGTGCCCGAGGATGACTGGACCAGCGCCGCGATTGCGCGCGGTATGCCGGCCAGTGTCGCGCAGAAGTTGCCGCACCTTCCGGAGTCGCCCGGCGTGTATCTGTGGAAGGATGCCGAGGGGCAGGTGCTGTACGTGGGCAAGGCGAAGCGCCTGCGCTCCCGCGTGAAGAGCTATTGGGCGCAGGACCACTTGAGCAGTCCGAAGACACGCGGATTGATGCGCAAGGTCCGGGCACTCGATACGATCGTCGTGCCGAGCGAAGCACACGCGTTGATTCTTGAAGCAACGCTTATCAAGGAGTATCACCCGCGCTTCAACATCGCACTCCGCGACGACAAGTCGTATCCGTACATCAAGGTCACAGTACAGGAGCCGTTCCCGCGCGTCATCGTGACGCGCCGGCTGCAGGACGATGGTGCCCGGTACTTCGGACCGTACACCGACGTCGGCTCGATGCGTCGTGCGCTGAACGTGGTCAAGCGGATCTTCACCGTGCGGTCCTGTCACTACAACTTGCCGAAGGAAGCGCCCGAACGCCCGTGTCTCGACTATTTCATCAAGCGTTGTCAGGCACCGTGCGTCGGCTATCAGTCCACGGACGACTATCGCGCGATGATCGACGAAGTCGTGTGGTTTCTCGACGGCCGCACGAGTGATGTCGTGCGCCACGTGCGTGAGCGCATGATGGACGCATCGGAGCGACTGGACTTCGAGCGCGCCGGCGAGCTCCGCGACGCGTTGCGCCATCTCGAGAAGATGGAGGAGCCGACGGTCGTGCTCGAAGTCGAGGGCGGCGACCGCGATGTGGTCGGCTATGCGCGCGACGGTGAAGATGCGTGCGTCGTGATCATGCGCATCCGCGGCGGCAAGCTGCTCGCTCGCGATCACCGCCTGGTGGAGCACGCGGAGGACGAGGAAGATGGCGCCGTGCTCGGCGCGTGCCTGGCGCAGTGGTATCGCACAGCGGAGGCGCGCGCGGCGGATTTGCTGGTGCCCTTCGACTTCGAGGACCGTGAGTCACTCGAAGCATCCCTCGACGGCACAAAGATCCGGATCCCACAGCGCGGTCCGCGTCGCGCGCTCGTCGATCTCGCCGACAAGAATGCGCAGCACTTGCTCGAGGAGTTCAAGCTGGCCGCACTCGAGGCGGATGAACGCGCTGTCGATCCCGTCTACGAACTGCAGCGGGAGCTGGGTCTGCCCCGCTTGCCGCGGTCGCTGATTTGCTTCGACATCTCGCACGCCCAGGGCACCGATGTGGTGGCGAGCGCCGTCTGGTTCGAGAACGGACGCCCCAAGCGGGCGGAGTATCGCAAGTTCAAGATCGCAATCTTCGAAGGCAACGACGACTTCAAGTCGATGCATGAAGTCGTCACGCGCTACTTCACGCGCCGCGTGACCGAGGAGTTGGCGCTGCCCGATCTGGCGGTGATCGACGGTGGAAAGGGGCAGCTCGGCGCCGCGCGCGCCGCGCTCGATGCGCTGGGGATCACCTCGATCGGTTTGATCAGTCTGGCCAAACGCGACGAGGAGATTTTTCTGCCCGGTCGCAGCGATCCTGTGCGTCTGCCGCGTCGCTCGCCGGCGCTGCGCATGCTGCAACAGGCCCGCGATGAAGCCCACCGATTTGCCATCACGTTTCAGCGACAGAAGCGTGCGGCGCGTACGATCACGTCGGAGCTGTTGAAGATACCCGGCGTTGGTCCCACGAAGCGCCGGGCCCTGCTCACGGCTTTCGGCAGCGTGCAGGGGGTTCGCGAGGCCACGATCGCGCAGATCGCGGCTGTACCGGGCTTTGGCCCCGGTTCGGCGGCGCGGCTGCTGTCCGCGCTGGGCGTTCCCTCAGTTGAATCTCCGTCGGATATTCCCAGCGATCCGACTTCTGACGTTCCTCTCGACTCGACCTTCGAATGA